In Brassica napus cultivar Da-Ae chromosome C2, Da-Ae, whole genome shotgun sequence, the sequence CAATCAAATCTTCTGCAATTGTAGTCGGAACTTGTTGATTTGAGAGTGTTGTTGTCTAATAGGATTTTGATATCTGCAGAGTCTATCAAAGTCAGGAGGAGGTTTGCGTGAGCCTGAGAATGATTCTGATGTTCTTATAGAATGTCGAGATGTCTACAAATCATTTGGGGATAAACATATCTTGAAAGGTGTTTCCTTTAAGGTATACTTCTATCTTTAGGCTTGATAAGATCCTACGAAATGATCTTGTTCTGGGTCTTTAGATTATGTATTAAGTCTTCACACAATCTAACCACAGTTTTTTCGGTAATGTAGATTAGACATGGGGAAGCTGTTGGGGTGATTGGTCCTTCTGGGACTGGAAAATCAACCATTTTAAAGATCATGGCTGGTCTTCTTGCTCCAGACAAGGTCTGACAAgtctttccttttctctctctccctctctctagTTAGATGATGGTATCCTTCAGGTTGTGGGTTGTCTCTAATGCTCAGGGAGAGGTTTATATACGAGGGAAAAAGCGAGCTGGTTTGATAAGTGATGAGGAGATATCAGGGCTTCGTATTGGCCTTGTAAGTGCTCTCTTCCTCATGACTCGTGCATTTTTTGGTTTGGAGTTTGTGTATCTAATGGGTTTTGTTTGACAGGTTTTTCAGAGTGCAGCTCTCTTTGATTCTCTTACAGTTAGTGAAAATGTTGGTTTTCTGCTGTAAGTTGTTATACATCACCACTCATTTCTCTAGCCACAAAGtcttttttattgatttaaccTTTCCATGTTTAACTAATTTCAGCTATGAGAATTCAAAAATGTCCGAGAATCAAATATCTGAGCTTGTGACACAGACCCTGGCAGCTGTTGGTTTGAAGGTACCCTAATTTATCACATCAGTTATGAAAGATTTGCTTCACCTAGAAACATCTGGTTCTTTATGATTGTATTCTTTTCTAATAAGATCAGGGTGTTGAGAATCGACTGCCTTCTGAGCTATCAGGTGGGATGAAGAAAAGGGTTGCTTTAGCTCGTTCTCTTATTTTTGATACAACAAAAGAGGTCATAGAGCCAGAGGTAATGCAAAGATTCTTGCTAGCTCCTGCATTTTGTATAGTTCTTGATGAAAGTGTAAGTAACTACTCATCATGCActgcttttttcttcttcgtagGTGCTCTTGTACGATGAGCCAACAGCTGGACTTGATCCCATTGCATCAACTGTAGTGGAAGATCTTATACGATCTGTTCACTTGACGGGCGAGGAGGATTCACTTGGAAAACCTGGGAAGATCGCCTCTTATTTGGTTGTTACCCATCAACATAGCACCATTCAAAGAGCTGTAGACAGGTTCTGATTATATAGTCCCACATTCTTGAAATACATAACATGATatggtttttttctttcatcCCTTGAGAAGTTTGGGTTTCTTCTATGCAGGTTATTGTTTCTGTATGAAGGAAAAATCGTCTGGCAAGGAATGACTCATGAATTTACAACCTCAACAAATCCAATAGTTCAACAGGTCCTTTTTCTCTTACATCTTCACTTCTAATTTCAAACAAGAATGTTTGTCAAGAGACAACTGCAGTTTGAGTGTCAttcattgtttttgtttttgcatcTCTCAGTTTGCTACAGGCAGCCTTGACGGACCAATTAGATACTAAGGGACACAAACCAAGAAGTGGCGGTACATTGTTGAGTTCATGGCAACACTGAGTTGAGTTGTGTGAAGAGTCCTCTTGCTCCTATTAAGATTCTAAAGAAACTAGATtctttatttcttccaaaacaAAGCTTTTAAGTCTACTTGTAAACACTCTTTTATCTTAGTAGAGCATAGATCAGGAAAGGATTGTAAGTTGAGGTTTCTTGTTTGAAGTAACAGTATTAATCATTGGGTTTTAAAGTGCGTTGAACAAAGACAATGATTCTGGCAAACATATGCCTCGAATTAAGTTGTGTATGCAGCCTCCTCTAACTCTCAGTAAGATTCTAAAGAAACTGTCTAGAGCAAAGCAATTGATTCACAAGCGTTCTAAAACAAAGTTTAAGCCTACTTGTAAAACAAAAGCAAGAGTTTAATGCAGACGTTAGTGCAAAGAACAGGACTTGCATTCTCAGACAAAACTGAAACTCTAGTTGCAACTGATACACTTGTGACTCTAATCAAAGGTtctctatatatctatattcaTACagtagaagaaaagaaagaaaggacTATAAAATTTTCAGCTACCCAGCTTGAAAGCATCAACAAAGAGACCCAAACAAACACCAGCTTTCCAGAAATTCATAAACACAACAAAAGACTGCAACTTCTtgccagaagaagaagaagatggcttcttcttcttcttatacatAAGCATACCGATTCCTTCAATGGCAGCCACGACAATACCCGCAACCAGCACGTCCCAGTCACCGGTTTGGCCAAGAATGGTGGCCAATGCATTAGCAGTGTAGAAACCAAGAAGCAGCAGAAATATCTTCATGGGAAAGTTTTGTCTTGCGGAGTTTATCTTCACAAGCAGCTGTTTGCCTAACGCAACCGCGATTCTGGCTAGTCTAGTGCTACCTAGACCTGTTCTGTCTCCTCCGTTGTCTCCAGGACCAGGAGGAGGAACTGAAGAGCCCGTGTCTAACGCAAACGCTATTCTCTGATTCGGTCTTCGAATCTGAAAACTGTTAAGAGAGAATGTTCAGtgccaaaacaaataaaaaaccaaaattaagataaaagtGGGTACCTTTTCATGGGATTGATCCTTGTGTGGAACACATTTGTCATAAAGGTTCGACCTTTATCAATTTCGATGattgatgacgatgatgatgttAAGATGCGTGAAGCTTGAATTTGACATGCCATCAGAAGGAGAAGTCGGTTTGTGAGATTTAGGGTTGTTTTCAGCGAGTGACGGACGATAAGAAAGTTGGGTTTAAGACGAAAATGCTAGAAGccttgtttaaaattttgttctCTTCGTCTGACCATTTTTTGGGTATGGGACGACAAGGAATTGGGAGAGAATGGATAGTTAAGACGTCAGAGCATGAATTTTGGTAACATGACAAGTTTACCGGAAATCTAGATTTCAAATTCCGAAAAAACGATTTATTAATACatggtacaaaaaaaaatttaccagaGATCTTCAATATAGTGCACGGTTCAGATGATGCAGATAGGCGTAGATCCTCGTGAAAAAAGTAATATTGTCGGTTGTTGATTCgtctatataatatttcttataaatgtaatgtcataataaatcagcgttataaaaaaaaaaactttacagAAATTTGGGTCCTTCAAATCCAtcttgaaataaatatatagttaataaaataaattacaattatcaaaattggcaaataaaattaaactgaagactaaaaaaaattacaagaacacaaaagaaagagaaatagcCTCAAATGGTTTTAGAACAtctttttgtttccaaactaaCCCACAAAAATCAAATTGACCAAAATACATTTCATCAAATTGACCAAAATACAATGAGAATTATGCACATCctagaaatatattaaatgtatagatatttcaaaaataaaacttttcgaaactttttgttttaaaattattttatgaaataatttttttaaagaaaatttttagGAAGGCTTTCTGAAATCTGTATGATTTTTTCTTGAATTTAAGTTATATGCATATTTCAGAAAGTAAAACTGaataagtataaattatataaaatttaggaatatattgataaatatgTATAAGATCTTTATAAAATTTAGGCAAACTTTTCATAAatgtgtattttaaaaatacattcatAAATGTATGTTTAGAAAGACtttcatgaatatatatttatgaataacTTGTTGAATTTGAACTATATGTATATCTtagtacactacaagaaaatgtttctataacaacgaagatttacgaggaaattatttcctcgtaaatttacatggcgtttataACAAAATTACGAGAAGTCcaaaattcgtcgtaaactcgatgtaactttacgacgaaacagttacGTCGTAAAGttaatgtaagtttacgacgaaagtacgtggaaagataaattcgtcgtaaccgttacatcgacattacaacgaaacatgttaccgttatatttaggtgaaaacgtgtattctaTGTGCTTTAACTTAACTAATTTCGTTGTAAAGTGGTTGTAAGTTCATGTAAAATCATTGTTATATCCATGTAAAACATTCtttgtaaaatccatgtaaaacattctttgtaaaatcgttgttatatttcacctaccaaactcgaaaatttctctatatatatgtcatttcccacaactttcttcctcacaacacacaaacgaaaaaaaaaatcaggaaaaaaaattttcaaaacaaaatctaagaaaaaatggccggtggcggtagtatttacgagttacgaagttggatgtatttgcacaaatattccgacgggagggtgacgaacgcatttctgagcgggctagagacattcatgcaccaggcgggttgtacaccgatcacgcaggaaagcggtaagatgttctgcccctgtcggaaatgcaagaattcaaaatttgcacgtagtgaaactgtatagaagcatttagtaaacaaatgatttacaccacagtactacatttggtatcaacatggagaggatTATGGGGGAAaagaagctagtagtagtaataataattttgaggatgctcatcataatgaagaatcgaatcatttgcataatgaatataattatcatcaggagcagcagatggtagatcatgatagggttcaagatatgattagtgatgaaTTTTTAGAAATAACTACAATagtagctgatggaactggaaatgtagaagaacctaatttggatgcaaaaaagttttatgaaatgctagatgctgcaaataaaccaatctacactggttgtagagaaggtctctctaaattgtctctagcagctaggatgatgaatattaaaacggatcataatttacctgagaattgcatggatgcatgggcggagttgtttaaagagtatttgccagaagacaacgtgtctgctgaatcttattatgagattcagaaattggtttatagtcttgggttgacttcggagatgattgatttttacatcgacaactgcatgatctactggaaggaagatgacaagttagaagattgtcgattctgcaaaaaaccacgattcaaaccgcaaggccgtgggaggaacagggtaccgtaccaaaggatgtggtatctaccaattacagacagattgaaaagattatatcaatctgagaggactgctgcgtcgatgaggtggcatgctgaacatgtccagagagatggcgaggttgcacatccatcagacgcaagagcgtggaaacatttcaacaaggtacacccagattttgctacaaatattcggaatgtctatcttgggttatgcaccgatggatttagtccatttggaatgtctggtagacaatattctttgtggccagtcattgttacgccgtacaatttaccgccggatatgtgcatgaaacaagaatttctatttttgaccatattaatccctgggccgaagcatccaaaacggtctcttgatatttttcttcaaccgttgatagaagagctaaagcaattgtggtcggaaggggtgaggacgtacgattgttccttgaaaaacaattttacgatgcgagcagttctgctgtggacgataagtgatttccctgcttatgggatgttgtctggctggacaacacatggaagattatcttgtccatattgtcttggatcgacggatgcttttcaactgaagaatggtaggaagagttgttggtttgattgtcatcgtcgctttcttccaatttcccatccgtacagaagaaataagatcTTGTTTCGGCAAAAAAAAGTTGTCAGAgacagtcctcctccatatctcaccggccagcagatcgaagcgggcattgattattacggagctcaggaaacagttaaggttGGAGGATACTgacatgttcctggaaatatgtctgatgggtatggtgtctctcacaattggcataagaagagtatattttgggagctaccctattggaaggatcttctcttacgccacaagctggatgtcatgcatattgagaggattttttttgagaacatcatgaatacaatatttaacgtccctgggaagacaaaagataacaaaaagtcaaggatggacttacctgatatttgctcaagaagtgagttacatatcaagagcaatggaaacgttcatgttcccatcttccggttgtcatcagaagccaaaacaactttgtttgaatgggttgcatcagaagttaagtttactgatggttatgtttcaaatctgtcaagatgtgttgaacgaggtcaaaagttctccggaatgaagagtcatgattgtcatgtgtttatgcaacgactacttccatttgcttttgccgagctccttccagcaaatgtccatgaagcacttgcaggtaattataaatttataatatacatatgttatgaaatgttattaatttgattacttttgcaatatacaacCATCAGAGCATtcttcagagatcttagcacacgtacgttcaaggaagaagtcatcgaacaaattcatcagaacattccgatcatattgtgcaacctggagaagatatttcctccattttttgacgtcatggagcatctagttttccacctaccgtatgaagcattgcttcgtggacttgttcacaacggatggatgtatccgtatgagcgacagatgaaacatttgaaggggaaagcaagaaatcttgcaaaggtggaaggttcaatagttgcggggagtttgacagccgaaacatctaacttcacatcatactactttgctccaactgttcgtacgagaaaaagagttcctagaagatatgatgatggtggagtaccgacatcatatgcAATTAATgttgttcctgacattttctgccaaattggacggtttggtggtaaaacgaaagaagtatggtggtcacgtgaagaggataaacatagtgcccacacttatattctgctcaactgcgaggatgcagtgacccgttactttgaaaggtaaatatttttgtgaatgttaattatatgaattgaagttaattatatatgacttgatcatttgtttaatttgcagcatgtttgtatctcaagttgaagaagcaataccaggaatatctgcaactgatgtggacacacggaaagataagcactttgtcaagtggttaaaatcacaggtacgtaatatatctcatacatttattaattaagcaagtgttttgatacttcaatattaattaagaatatctgTTTTTtacaggttgattatgacgatccatattatcccgtatggtttcacgatttggttcaaggtccagttgcaaaggtcaccacatcacctatgtatttcacacgaggatttacctttcacacatacgaatATGAGAGACATCGGACAACGAGTAACTATgaaatatgtgtgaaaggtgaaacagacttttacgggatcttgcaggagattattgaagtggaatttctggggttattgaagctaaaatgcgtgctcttcaaatgtgaatggttcgatcctgttgtgaaccgagagattcggtataacaactttggtgttgtggatgtcaattttgggagaagatacaacaaatttgagcttttcattttagcttcacaagccgagcaagttagcttccttccttatcctcggcttcgaacttctgggataaactggttagctgctatcaaaattacacctcgtggacgtattgtcgctggagaagaaccgcccttgcaagaagaagacgctatcactgaagttgaggtacctgaacaacaaactgatgaaatccttttgatcaaCCCAGAAAagtttcaatatgaagatattcccgaagatgcgacagatgaagcacgtgaagacgagttcgagagaagcgacgatgatgattgtaatgatagtgatgagaacgaaaacggtttagagtgatgtaatattgatgataacaaaaatgatttagagtgatgtaatattgatgagaacgaaaacgatttagagtgatgtaatatatgtaacaaattttgtatttctctattgtaatgtatgtttaaagaaatattgtttttatatcatcttaatgtatgtgtaaaaaatgttgttttatataatatgtatttttttagattttaaaaaaaatatttggagttttagggtttaagttggagaaagagtaagaagaagtaaagaagaagatgttagatgatatgtgactttggggtttagagatttcattttcggggtttagggttaagcgtagTAAAATCCTTGTAAAAataacacgggcctggtaacttcgtcgtaaatgaaaaggccgattccacgtaatttcgtcgtaaatggaaaaagacgaatcctggtaacttcgtcgtaaatgaaaaaagacggacctggtaacttcgtcgtaaatgaaaaaagacgggtctggtaacttcatcgtaaatgaaaaaagacgggcctggtaacttcgtcgtaatattatgtggagtttacgacgaatgccTTTCCCTATATATTGAGACGCGCCAGAACGAGGGTGCCTCGTTCATTACTCCCAAAGTCCTCTCTCCCTCTAAAGGTACCCCCCCTCTCTCCtctattattttttaagttagtttaggtgattagttagttaggcaattagtttaggtgattagttatgtaattagtttaggtgattagttaggtgacggaataatagtttaggtgattagttaggtgacagaataattttttaattatgtcgtaattgattaaatttattttaattttttttagatggttCCTAggaggaaaccagcagcacctacttattctcagttgtttggcgatggttccggtgcatcttcttccggtccatcatcttccgatgcagttccagactctcagacttctcagagagtttcttgaagtcctcctcctccaccacagatgcctccacctcctcctccagcggctgcacctcagTCTGCCCCAACAGGTGCAGTTCATCCAGATTtacgtgtgccttcatatgcacCATACGCGATATATACAGttgaggatttgcttgcccagcctggacgggagggtttggaagttctagaccccgatagaccccgatgAATTTATtagtaagttattaatttttattacattaaaatttaaattatttttattttctaacaattaaattgttttttgtttcaggtttggggctaacaaccgtgttagccggagcgtttcggcgatgattaagggttactacgacggggcatatccgaactggaacatgacaccaaatcacgttaagatcacttgGTTTAACTGTTTTGCGgcaagatttttaaatttaattaaattatcacTTTTAAacattactttttattttaaaatatttattattaattgtaatttcttcaaaaattttgtgtttcagcaaaggtggcattggtctttgggaatcaccgagagggtgaagagagaattcgttgcaaaggcaaagaccCGCCTTTGCAACACTGTttccgattggaaggacaagtgggagatctacgggtatgagggaaagcccactgaactcacgacggatgtgtgggatggcctcatcgcctattggaagctaccctcttcgatcaaaaaggccaattcgtgctctgCTTCTCGAAGAACGAatgataaagatggtcatttgcccatggttCACAGAACCGGATAAAAACCTCATGCatgagtccgtctagaagctgtaagttttgtttttaatatttattttaaaattttcaattaatttaaattttaatatttaatttttgttttttttgtagttagagaagacgggagtcttaccatctctgtctgagctattcaagatgactcacgccacatccgacggagttttggtggatcctgcatctgagaaactcttccatgCAGTGGTTGCTCGGATTGAAGAACAGGAGACACAACTAACCCagcagtctcccgatggattacccgtcacattgACCACCGAAGAGGCCGACATAATCTTCGAAAAGGTAcaacttaaattttttgtttacattatttttaatattttaatataactaactatattaatatatgttttaattttataggtggctcctaaaaagaagggacgaaTAGTCGGCATAGACTCTCTTAACGAAGTTGAAAGgacaacttcgtcatacactttgagacgggatgaagagacttctcagatgaaagctcgaatggatagccagcatgttcgtttagactctcttgaggatctgctagacgtgatggcggTGGGATGAAACGTCTTTCgaggttaattcgtcgtaacaccccatttacgacgaatttcaACGAATACtgttttcgtaaaaaatatgttttcttgtagtggtaagATATTcttgaatatgtatattttcCTAAATTTTAAGATGATGATGTTAAGATGCGTGAAGCTTGAATTTGACACGCCATCAGAAGGAGAAGTCGGTTTGTGAGATTTAGGGTTGTTTCAGCGAGTGACGGACGATAAGAGAGTTGGGTTTAAGAGGAAAATGCTAGAAGccttgtttaaaattttgttctCTTCGTCTGGCCATTTTTTGGGTATGGGACGACAAGGAACTAGAGAATGGATAGTTAAGTCGTCAGAGCATGAATTTTGGTAACATAACAAGTTTAACAAAATGCATGTTTCAAGTCCCGGAAAAAACGATTTATTAATACAAACTATTAGAAAAAAAGTTTACAAGAGATGTGCAAGGTAAATCTGGTTACGAGTGGATATTCATAAGACGACTCAGATGATGCAGATATGCGCATATCTTCATAAGGCAGATAGTATTGTTGGTTGTTGattcgtctatgtaatattttttcataaatataatgtataataaatcagcgttataaaaaaaagtttacagaAATTTGGGTCCTTCAAATCTATCTTGAGATAGATAGatagttaataaaatatattacaattaataaaattaacaatTAAATTAAACTGAAGACTAACATAAAATTACAAGAACgcaaaagaaagagaaatagcCTCGAATAGTTTTAAAACAtctttttgtttccaaactaaTCCACAAAAATCAAATCGACCAAAATATGTTCTTTAAATGGTAAATGAGAATTATGAAAttcctaaaaatatattaaatgtatagatatttcaaaaataaaaatttttgaaactttttgttttaaaattattttatgaaacaattttttttaagtataaaaaaaatttaggaatatattgataaatatgtataaaatctttataaaatttagGCAAACTTTCATAAatgtgtattttaaaa encodes:
- the LOC106411314 gene encoding protein TRIGALACTOSYLDIACYLGLYCEROL 3, chloroplastic yields the protein MLSFSSSSLLRPSLHFQPSSHQPLAMSRRSISPFRRKVFCCSTATKFDSLSKSGGGLREPENDSDVLIECRDVYKSFGDKHILKGVSFKIRHGEAVGVIGPSGTGKSTILKIMAGLLAPDKGEVYIRGKKRAGLISDEEISGLRIGLVFQSAALFDSLTVSENVGFLLYENSKMSENQISELVTQTLAAVGLKGVENRLPSELSGGMKKRVALARSLIFDTTKEVIEPEVLLYDEPTAGLDPIASTVVEDLIRSVHLTGEEDSLGKPGKIASYLVVTHQHSTIQRAVDRLLFLYEGKIVWQGMTHEFTTSTNPIVQQFATGSLDGPIRY
- the LOC106411315 gene encoding ycf20-like protein — its product is MACQIQASRILTSSSSSIIEIDKGRTFMTNVFHTRINPMKSFQIRRPNQRIAFALDTGSSVPPPGPGDNGGDRTGLGSTRLARIAVALGKQLLVKINSARQNFPMKIFLLLLGFYTANALATILGQTGDWDVLVAGIVVAAIEGIGMLMYKKKKKPSSSSSGKKLQSFVVFMNFWKAGVCLGLFVDAFKLGS